One window of Alteriqipengyuania lutimaris genomic DNA carries:
- the carA gene encoding glutamine-hydrolyzing carbamoyl-phosphate synthase small subunit, translated as MASAEITPAQPEGATGLLLLADGTALWGIGCGAEGSAVGEVCFNTSMTGYQEVMTDPSYAGQIVTFTFPHIGNVGANPEDIESKVESALGCVISEVPTGPSNFRSEVDLDTWLKDEGKIGLAGVDTRALTRLIRLNGAPNAVIAHSADGVFDLDALLEKARDWPGLEGMDLARRVSRKAHEGWRGGHWELGKGYGDSTAEKPHVVAIDYGAKDNIFRQLVRAGARVTVVPAETPLEDVLAHEPDGVFLSNGPGDPAATGAYAVPVIQGLLERDVPIFGICLGHQLLGLAAGAKTSKMFQGHRGANHPVQRVGEGWGEATGLVEITSMNHGFAVDGDTLPANVEQTHVSLFDGTNCGIAIKGKRAFGVQYHPEASPGPQDSFYLFEKFVGMLG; from the coding sequence ATGGCTTCAGCCGAGATCACTCCTGCGCAGCCTGAAGGCGCGACGGGCTTGCTGCTTCTTGCCGATGGCACGGCGCTTTGGGGCATCGGCTGCGGCGCCGAAGGCAGCGCGGTGGGCGAGGTCTGCTTCAATACTTCGATGACCGGCTACCAGGAAGTGATGACCGACCCCTCCTATGCCGGGCAGATCGTCACCTTCACCTTCCCGCATATCGGCAATGTCGGTGCGAACCCCGAAGATATCGAGAGCAAGGTCGAGAGCGCGCTGGGCTGCGTGATCAGCGAAGTGCCCACCGGGCCGAGCAACTTCCGCTCCGAGGTCGATCTCGACACCTGGCTGAAGGACGAAGGCAAGATCGGTCTCGCGGGCGTCGACACCCGCGCGCTGACGCGCCTCATCCGCCTCAACGGCGCACCTAACGCGGTGATCGCACACAGCGCCGACGGTGTGTTCGATCTCGACGCGCTGCTAGAGAAGGCGCGCGACTGGCCGGGACTGGAGGGCATGGACCTCGCCCGCCGGGTGAGCCGCAAGGCACACGAGGGCTGGCGCGGCGGCCACTGGGAGCTGGGCAAGGGCTACGGCGATAGCACGGCGGAAAAGCCGCACGTGGTCGCGATCGATTACGGCGCGAAGGACAATATCTTCCGCCAGCTGGTCCGCGCAGGCGCGCGGGTGACGGTAGTGCCCGCCGAAACTCCGCTGGAGGACGTGCTGGCGCACGAGCCCGACGGCGTGTTCCTCTCCAACGGCCCGGGCGATCCGGCCGCGACCGGCGCTTATGCGGTGCCGGTAATCCAGGGTCTGCTTGAGCGTGACGTGCCGATCTTCGGCATCTGTCTTGGCCACCAGTTGCTCGGCCTCGCGGCGGGCGCGAAAACCTCGAAAATGTTCCAGGGCCACCGCGGCGCGAACCATCCCGTCCAGCGTGTCGGCGAAGGGTGGGGCGAGGCGACGGGCCTGGTCGAAATCACCAGCATGAACCACGGCTTCGCAGTCGACGGCGACACGCTGCCCGCGAATGTCGAGCAGACGCACGTCTCGCTGTTCGACGGCACCAATTGCGGCATCGCGATCAAGGGCAAGCGGGCGTTCGGGGTGCAGTACCATCCCGAGGCGAGCCCGGGGCCGCAGGACAGCTTCTACCTGTTCGAGAAGTTCGTGGGGATGCTGGGGTGA
- the greA gene encoding transcription elongation factor GreA, with amino-acid sequence MEKVPMLAEGYERLTTDLKALRAERPKIVDAIEEARAHGDLSENAEYHAAKERQGQVEAQIAEIEDRVTRAQIIDPSTLSGDKVVFGATVTLLDEDDKPIKYQIVGQTEADAKSGRISYNSPLARALIGKKVGDEIEVTVPSGDKFYLVEKIEFV; translated from the coding sequence ATGGAAAAAGTTCCGATGCTGGCAGAAGGTTACGAGCGGCTTACGACCGACTTGAAAGCCCTGCGCGCGGAACGTCCGAAGATCGTCGACGCGATTGAAGAAGCGCGTGCACATGGCGATCTGTCGGAAAACGCCGAATATCACGCCGCGAAGGAGCGGCAGGGCCAGGTCGAGGCGCAGATCGCCGAGATCGAGGACCGCGTGACCCGTGCGCAGATCATCGATCCATCGACCCTCTCGGGTGACAAGGTCGTGTTCGGCGCGACCGTGACCCTGCTGGACGAGGACGACAAGCCGATCAAATACCAGATCGTCGGCCAGACCGAAGCGGACGCCAAGTCGGGTCGTATCTCCTACAACTCGCCATTGGCGCGCGCGCTGATCGGCAAGAAGGTGGGCGACGAGATCGAGGTGACGGTGCCGTCGGGCGACAAGTTCTACCTCGTCGAGAAGATCGAATTCGTCTGA
- the carB gene encoding carbamoyl-phosphate synthase large subunit, protein MPKRTDISSILVIGAGPIIIGQACEFDYSGTQAIKALKEEGYRVILVNSNPATIMTDPEFADATYIEPITPEVVEKIIAKEKPDALLPTMGGQTALNCALKLFESGALERHGVQMIGADADAIDKAENRQRFREAMDKIGLESARSRTINADDLAAEDRAEFTRRAAELSGSELETFETEWRRGEQRRKEKYVAAAVQRSLDALDFTGLPAIIRPSFTLGGTGGGIAYNKAEFEQIVRSGLDASPTTEVLIEESLLGWKEYEMEVVRDRKDNCIIICAIENVDPMGVHTGDSITVAPALTLTDKEYQIMRSASIAVLREIGVETGGSNVQFAVNPKDGRLIVIEMNPRVSRSSALASKATGFPIARVAAKLAVGYTLDEITNEITGATPASFEPTIDYVVTKIPRFAFEKFKGAEPYLSTAMKSVGEVMAIGRCFAESLQKALRGLETGLDGLDPVEELEGASHDEIVASISRRTPSRLLGIGQAFREGVPFETIRDTTTYDPWFLRQIEAIVAAEKDVLDNGLPREAAALRKLKALGFSDAQLARLAVKSVGAARGQENARSGLLHDAMQAMAGATNAAEVRKLRHKLGVLPVYKRIDSCAAEFEAATPYMYSTYEAPAFGAPADESDPSDRRKIVILGGGPNRIGQGIEFDYCCVHACFALSEAGFETIMVNCNPETVSTDYDTSDRLYFEPLTAEDVLEILSREMVNGELVGVIVQYGGQTPLKLAQALEDEGIPILGTSPDAIDLAEDRERFAKLVNKLKLKQPENGIAKSRDEAAGAARLIGYPVLLRPSYVLGGSAMQVVDSEAQLDDYIASAVKVSGESPVLVDQYLRDAIECDVDVLCDGTDIVVAGVMQHVEEAGVHSGDSACTLPPYSLSAEVVEEIERQSEALARELKVVGLMNAQFAVKEGEIYLIEVNPRASRTVPFVAKTIGQPIAKFAARIMAGEKLADLPPINRELNYVAVKEAVFPWGRFPGVDPVLSPEMKSTGEVMGLDGDFAMAFAKAQLGAGMILPREGRAFVSVKDGDKPAIVDAVRGLVDAGFEIVATGGTHAYLTDQGLPVTLVNKVAQGRPHIVDRIIDHEIDLILNTTEGWQSLRDSQSIRASALEHKVPYFTTASAGRAAVEAITALTSHTLEVRSLQSYYSAA, encoded by the coding sequence ATGCCCAAACGTACCGACATCTCCTCCATCCTCGTCATCGGCGCGGGGCCCATTATCATCGGGCAGGCGTGCGAGTTCGATTACTCGGGCACGCAGGCGATCAAGGCGCTGAAGGAGGAGGGCTATCGCGTCATCCTCGTCAATTCGAACCCGGCGACGATCATGACCGATCCCGAGTTCGCCGACGCGACCTATATCGAGCCGATCACGCCCGAGGTGGTCGAGAAGATCATCGCCAAGGAAAAACCCGACGCGCTGCTGCCCACGATGGGCGGGCAGACTGCATTGAACTGCGCGCTCAAGCTGTTCGAAAGCGGCGCGCTTGAGCGGCACGGGGTGCAGATGATCGGCGCCGATGCCGACGCGATCGACAAGGCGGAGAACCGCCAGCGTTTTCGTGAGGCCATGGACAAGATCGGGCTGGAAAGTGCGCGCTCGCGCACGATCAATGCCGACGATCTGGCCGCCGAAGACCGCGCCGAGTTCACACGTCGCGCGGCCGAGCTCTCGGGCAGCGAACTGGAAACCTTCGAGACCGAGTGGCGCCGCGGGGAGCAGCGCCGCAAGGAGAAATACGTCGCCGCCGCCGTGCAGCGCAGCCTCGACGCGCTCGACTTCACCGGCCTGCCCGCGATCATCCGCCCCAGCTTCACGCTCGGCGGCACAGGCGGGGGCATCGCCTACAACAAGGCGGAGTTCGAGCAGATCGTACGCTCCGGCCTCGACGCATCGCCCACCACAGAAGTCCTGATCGAGGAATCGCTCCTCGGCTGGAAGGAATACGAGATGGAGGTGGTGCGCGACCGCAAGGACAATTGCATTATCATCTGCGCGATCGAGAACGTCGATCCGATGGGCGTGCACACCGGCGACTCGATCACCGTCGCCCCCGCGCTGACGCTGACCGACAAGGAATACCAGATCATGCGCAGCGCCAGCATTGCGGTGCTGCGCGAGATCGGGGTGGAGACGGGCGGATCGAACGTCCAGTTTGCGGTCAATCCGAAAGACGGTCGCCTGATCGTGATCGAGATGAACCCGCGCGTCTCGCGCTCTTCGGCACTGGCGTCGAAGGCCACCGGCTTCCCCATCGCGCGCGTCGCGGCCAAGCTGGCGGTTGGCTACACGCTCGACGAGATCACCAACGAGATCACCGGCGCAACGCCTGCCAGCTTCGAGCCGACGATCGACTATGTCGTCACCAAGATTCCCCGCTTCGCCTTCGAGAAATTCAAGGGCGCCGAGCCCTACCTGTCGACCGCGATGAAGTCGGTAGGCGAGGTCATGGCGATCGGTCGTTGCTTCGCCGAGAGCCTGCAGAAGGCGCTGCGCGGGCTGGAGACGGGGCTCGACGGGCTCGACCCGGTCGAGGAGCTCGAAGGCGCGTCGCATGACGAGATCGTGGCCAGCATCAGCCGGCGCACTCCCTCGCGCCTGCTCGGGATCGGGCAGGCCTTCCGCGAAGGCGTGCCGTTCGAAACGATCCGCGACACGACCACCTACGATCCGTGGTTCCTGCGCCAGATCGAAGCCATCGTGGCGGCGGAGAAGGACGTGCTCGACAATGGCCTGCCGCGCGAAGCGGCAGCGTTGCGCAAGCTCAAGGCGCTGGGCTTTTCGGATGCCCAGCTCGCGCGGCTTGCGGTCAAGTCGGTCGGTGCGGCGCGCGGGCAGGAAAACGCGCGCTCGGGCCTGCTCCACGATGCGATGCAGGCGATGGCCGGCGCGACGAACGCCGCCGAAGTGCGCAAGCTGCGCCACAAGCTGGGCGTGCTGCCCGTCTACAAGCGGATCGACAGCTGCGCGGCCGAATTCGAGGCGGCCACGCCCTACATGTATTCGACCTACGAGGCCCCGGCCTTCGGCGCTCCGGCAGACGAATCCGATCCGTCAGATCGTCGCAAGATCGTGATCCTGGGCGGCGGGCCGAACCGGATCGGGCAGGGCATCGAGTTCGACTATTGCTGCGTCCACGCCTGCTTCGCGCTGAGCGAGGCCGGGTTCGAGACGATCATGGTCAACTGCAATCCGGAAACTGTCAGCACCGATTACGACACCTCCGACCGCCTCTATTTCGAGCCGCTGACCGCCGAGGACGTGCTCGAGATCCTGAGCCGCGAGATGGTGAATGGCGAGCTGGTCGGCGTGATCGTGCAATATGGCGGGCAGACCCCGCTCAAGCTGGCGCAGGCGCTGGAGGACGAGGGGATCCCGATCCTCGGCACCAGTCCGGACGCGATCGACCTTGCCGAAGACCGCGAACGCTTCGCCAAGCTGGTCAACAAGCTGAAACTCAAGCAGCCCGAAAACGGCATCGCCAAGAGCCGCGACGAGGCGGCGGGCGCGGCGCGCCTGATCGGCTATCCGGTGCTGCTGCGCCCCTCCTACGTGCTTGGCGGCAGCGCGATGCAGGTGGTCGATTCCGAAGCGCAGCTGGATGATTACATCGCCAGTGCGGTGAAGGTGTCGGGAGAGAGCCCGGTGCTGGTCGACCAGTATCTGCGCGACGCGATCGAATGCGATGTCGACGTGCTGTGCGACGGCACCGACATCGTCGTCGCCGGCGTGATGCAGCATGTGGAAGAGGCGGGCGTGCACTCGGGCGACAGTGCCTGCACCCTGCCGCCCTATTCGCTGAGCGCGGAGGTGGTCGAGGAGATCGAGCGGCAGTCCGAAGCGCTGGCGCGCGAGCTCAAGGTCGTCGGCCTGATGAACGCGCAGTTCGCGGTCAAGGAAGGCGAGATCTACCTGATCGAGGTCAACCCGCGTGCGAGCCGCACGGTGCCCTTCGTCGCCAAGACCATCGGGCAGCCGATCGCCAAATTCGCCGCGCGGATCATGGCGGGCGAAAAGCTGGCCGACCTGCCGCCGATCAATCGCGAGCTGAACTACGTGGCGGTCAAGGAAGCGGTGTTCCCGTGGGGCCGCTTCCCCGGCGTGGACCCGGTTCTGTCGCCCGAGATGAAATCCACCGGCGAGGTGATGGGGCTGGACGGCGATTTCGCAATGGCCTTCGCCAAGGCCCAGCTGGGCGCAGGGATGATCCTGCCGCGCGAGGGCAGGGCCTTCGTTTCGGTGAAGGATGGCGACAAGCCCGCTATCGTGGATGCGGTGCGCGGGCTGGTGGACGCCGGGTTCGAGATCGTCGCGACCGGAGGCACCCACGCCTACCTGACCGACCAGGGCCTGCCGGTCACGCTGGTCAACAAGGTGGCGCAGGGGCGGCCGCATATCGTCGACCGGATCATCGATCACGAGATCGATCTGATCCTGAACACGACCGAGGGCTGGCAGAGCCTGCGCGACAGCCAGTCGATCCGCGCCAGCGCGCTGGAGCACAAGGTGCCGTACTTCACCACGGCGTCGGCCGGGCGGGCAGCTGTGGAGGCGATTACCGCGCTCACGTCGCATACGCTTGAAGTTCGGTCCCTCCAGTCCTATTATTCAGCGGCCTGA